A window of Sulfurimonas gotlandica GD1 contains these coding sequences:
- a CDS encoding alpha/beta fold hydrolase yields MHGLGSNGSKSWDAISDEFAKHYHIVTFDLPGFGESLVLFDVPASPESYSGLIMRIVSIYAKSKVIFVGHSMGAAIGLRFISYNPNVVDKAILIDAAGILQKTAYTKFLTKIAQKKSPDNNHQAKTSAVNTLNTFTDIWVEMFDTFSSIKTIKTLFQDNMDAQIAINLIETDFTDDLKNIQTKTLLIWGEDDHVAPLRTAKMLNFHLKNSKLIVLSNGGHTPRIKTPKEVATIAAMLSLKMSVLAVLNSITL; encoded by the coding sequence GTGCATGGACTTGGGTCTAATGGTTCTAAAAGTTGGGATGCGATTAGTGATGAGTTTGCAAAACATTACCACATCGTCACTTTTGATTTACCTGGATTTGGAGAGTCTCTAGTCCTGTTTGATGTGCCAGCATCTCCTGAATCCTATTCTGGACTTATTATGAGGATTGTTTCTATATATGCAAAATCGAAAGTCATTTTTGTTGGTCATTCAATGGGAGCGGCTATTGGTCTACGCTTCATAAGCTATAATCCAAACGTGGTAGACAAAGCAATTTTAATTGATGCCGCAGGTATCCTGCAAAAAACTGCCTACACAAAGTTTCTGACTAAAATAGCTCAAAAGAAAAGCCCTGATAATAATCACCAAGCGAAAACTTCCGCCGTCAACACATTAAACACGTTCACAGATATATGGGTAGAAATGTTTGATACATTTTCATCTATCAAAACTATTAAAACTCTTTTCCAAGATAATATGGACGCACAGATTGCAATAAATCTAATAGAAACTGATTTTACTGATGACTTGAAAAATATTCAAACCAAAACACTGCTTATCTGGGGTGAGGATGATCATGTTGCCCCTCTAAGGACTGCAAAGATGCTCAATTTTCATTTAAAAAACTCAAAGCTTATCGTACTGTCTAACGGCGGTCACACTCCTCGTATTAAAACACCAAAAGAAGTCGCAACAATTGCAGCAATGTTGAGCTTAAAAATGTCAGTGCTCGCAGTATTGAACTCAATAACACTGTAG
- a CDS encoding transposase, with the protein MKRVENMKNSQYTREFRDSTIQLVLNSGDSVLKIAKDLNVNPKTIYNWMNEYKKTNQDTTKPIAQSPKETLEQENKRLRRETKLLRQERDILKKAAVYFAKEVQ; encoded by the coding sequence ATGAAGAGAGTAGAAAATATGAAAAATAGTCAGTATACAAGAGAGTTTAGAGATTCAACAATACAGTTGGTGTTAAACAGTGGCGACTCAGTTCTAAAAATTGCTAAAGATTTAAATGTAAATCCTAAGACAATTTATAACTGGATGAATGAATACAAAAAGACAAACCAAGATACAACTAAACCGATAGCTCAATCTCCTAAAGAGACTTTAGAACAAGAGAATAAAAGATTAAGAAGAGAAACCAAACTCCTTAGACAAGAGCGTGATATATTAAAAAAGGCAGCAGTATACTTTGCAAAAGAAGTTCAGTAA
- a CDS encoding ATP-binding protein: MTHQFGGGSHKAMIGEVGLAHNGILFFDELPHFSKNILEALREPMQDNRIRISRVNSKVEYPSDFLFIGAMNPCPCGNLLNEHLECRCNELEIQRYKNRLSDPFLDRIDMNVVMQNVKADDKASFTSKELHRKVVESHIFAKKRGQDSFNAKLSDSDIEKFCILDDEAQSALDMAIARFTLSFRSIKKIQKVGRTIADLDSSEVIKKNHLLEALSYRRRS; this comes from the coding sequence TTGACACATCAGTTTGGAGGTGGTTCTCATAAAGCGATGATAGGTGAAGTAGGCTTAGCGCATAATGGCATCTTGTTTTTCGATGAACTTCCTCACTTTTCAAAAAATATACTTGAAGCACTTAGAGAACCGATGCAGGATAATCGCATAAGAATCTCTAGAGTAAACTCTAAAGTAGAGTATCCGAGTGATTTTCTCTTCATTGGAGCTATGAACCCTTGTCCATGCGGAAATCTTCTAAATGAGCATCTGGAGTGTAGATGCAACGAGCTTGAGATTCAAAGATATAAAAACAGACTTTCAGATCCGTTCTTAGATAGAATAGATATGAATGTAGTGATGCAAAATGTAAAAGCAGATGACAAAGCTAGTTTCACGTCAAAAGAGTTACACAGAAAAGTGGTTGAGTCGCATATATTTGCTAAAAAGAGAGGACAAGATAGTTTTAATGCAAAACTAAGTGATTCTGATATTGAAAAGTTTTGTATTCTGGACGACGAAGCGCAGAGTGCTTTGGATATGGCAATAGCTAGGTTTACTCTTTCATTTAGAAGTATAAAAAAAATTCAAAAAGTAGGGAGGACTATTGCTGACTTAGATTCTAGTGAAGTCATAAAAAAGAATCACCTGCTTGAGGCACTGAGTTATAGAAGACGCAGCTAA
- a CDS encoding IS3 family transposase: protein MKKGSSILCKRSSVKYAWIKDNKTSFNINIMCKILKVNLSSYYHWVRTGCVVKKVDKKLNELIETTFMQSRCKYGTRRLKDKLERLYGLVISRKRIGNIMKDLNLIANKKKKFKISTTDSNHNLPIAPNLLNRDFYASAPDKKYVGDITYIPTSQGWLYLATVIDLYSRKIVGWSMDDNMKVNLVNDALIMALKSRKPPKGLIWHTDRGSQYASYSHKDLLTENDIIQSMSRKGNCWDNAVAESFFHTLKTELTHHEIYETKAAANQSIFEYIEVYYNRQRMHSSNNNYSPVEFEELMLQNEIAA from the coding sequence ATTAAAAAAGGCAGCAGTATACTTTGCAAAAGAAGTTCAGTAAAGTATGCGTGGATAAAAGATAATAAAACGAGCTTCAATATAAATATAATGTGTAAAATTTTAAAAGTGAATCTATCAAGCTATTATCATTGGGTTAGAACTGGCTGTGTAGTTAAAAAAGTGGATAAAAAACTTAATGAACTGATAGAAACTACTTTTATGCAGAGTAGATGTAAATACGGCACAAGACGGTTAAAGGATAAGTTAGAACGATTATATGGGCTTGTTATCTCAAGAAAAAGAATTGGTAATATTATGAAAGATTTAAATCTTATCGCCAATAAAAAGAAAAAGTTTAAAATTAGTACAACTGATTCAAATCATAACTTACCCATTGCACCTAATCTTTTAAATAGAGATTTTTATGCATCTGCCCCTGATAAAAAATATGTTGGAGATATAACATATATACCAACAAGCCAAGGATGGCTTTATCTTGCAACTGTTATAGATTTATACTCAAGAAAAATTGTTGGCTGGTCAATGGATGATAATATGAAAGTTAATTTAGTTAATGATGCTCTCATTATGGCTTTAAAGAGTAGGAAGCCACCAAAAGGCTTGATATGGCATACCGATAGAGGAAGTCAATATGCTTCATACTCTCACAAAGATTTATTAACAGAAAATGATATTATTCAAAGTATGAGTAGAAAAGGTAATTGTTGGGATAATGCGGTTGCAGAAAGCTTTTTTCACACATTAAAAACTGAACTAACACATCATGAAATTTATGAGACTAAGGCTGCTGCTAATCAATCTATATTTGAATATATAGAAGTCTATTATAATCGGCAAAGAATGCATAGCTCAAATAATAATTATTCTCCAGTTGAGTTTGAAGAGCTAATGCTACAAAATGAAATAGCTGCTTAG
- a CDS encoding DUF3465 domain-containing protein — MCNSGTVIKLLSDDNQGSRHQRFILKLSSGQTLLVAHNIDLAPRINLIEKGGFIKFCGEYESNAKGGVVHWTHHDPNNRHVGGWLEYNGKKYE, encoded by the coding sequence ATGTGCAATTCTGGAACGGTCATTAAATTACTTAGTGATGACAATCAAGGTAGCCGTCATCAAAGATTTATACTAAAACTATCATCTGGACAAACTTTATTAGTTGCTCACAATATTGATTTAGCGCCAAGAATAAATTTAATAGAAAAAGGTGGTTTCATAAAGTTTTGTGGCGAATATGAAAGTAATGCCAAAGGTGGAGTTGTGCATTGGACACATCATGATCCAAATAATCGTCATGTAGGTGGTTGGCTAGAATATAATGGTAAAAAGTACGAATAA
- the def gene encoding peptide deformylase, which produces MNLSIVEYPDKILKQISEKVEKFDKELHDLLDAMYPIMVKTNGIGLAAIQVARPKQVLILNIPEEDGEQPIENLIEMVNPIIVKKDGEIVYQEGCLSVPSFYEDIIRFENITVNYQDRDANTKTLEANGLLSVAIQHEIDHLKGILFIDKLSYARRKKFEKEYKRMQKEKKSSK; this is translated from the coding sequence ATGAATTTAAGTATAGTAGAATATCCAGATAAGATATTAAAGCAGATATCTGAAAAAGTTGAGAAATTTGACAAAGAGTTGCATGATCTTCTAGATGCAATGTATCCTATTATGGTTAAAACAAATGGTATTGGCCTAGCAGCTATTCAAGTTGCTCGCCCTAAACAAGTCTTGATATTAAACATTCCAGAAGAAGATGGTGAACAGCCAATAGAAAACCTTATTGAGATGGTAAACCCTATTATTGTAAAAAAAGACGGGGAGATTGTTTATCAAGAGGGTTGCTTGAGTGTTCCTAGTTTTTATGAAGATATAATAAGATTTGAAAATATCACTGTAAATTATCAAGACAGAGATGCAAATACAAAGACTCTTGAAGCAAACGGCTTACTTAGTGTAGCTATTCAGCATGAAATAGATCATTTAAAAGGCATACTTTTTATAGATAAACTCTCATACGCTAGAAGAAAAAAGTTTGAAAAAGAGTATAAAAGAATGCAAAAAGAGAAGAAAAGCTCTAAATAG